In the genome of Carnobacterium pleistocenium FTR1, one region contains:
- a CDS encoding peptide ABC transporter substrate-binding protein: MEKKKYLQLMGLSLASISLLAACGGESEESATNKEGNDKQVLNLVETAELPTMNSILATDSVSFNVMNNVNEGLFRQGPDGELVLGMAAEEPLVSEDGLTYTFKIREDAIWSNGDPVTANDFVFAWTSLATPETAAEYSYMIDGVVANATAILKGEMEPSELGVTAVDDKTLEIQLEKAVPYFENLTTLSMFFPQNEAYVTEQGDAYASNSDHVLYNGPFVLDEWDGTGLSWVLNKNKDYWDAETVELDAANIDVIKETSTALNLYDTGSIDRMILSGDYVQTQQGNPDLQTQPTSTVAYLKFNQERDGEETALANENIRKAIAMAFDKQAYVDTVLQNGSIPANGLVPQALAVDPSTGEDYRDQNGDLSTFDLEQAQEYWEKGLQELGVDSLSLEILSDDTENAKKSIEFLQGQLTQNLPGLDISLRNVPFKVRLDANSNQDYDIQLALWGADYADPINFLELFQSENGNNKSGYSSADYDALIESAQTNVTDLESRWQDMLDAEKVLMDEAGIAPIYQRAYAVLEKDYVQDFTTYLVGAEWSLKWTSVTK; the protein is encoded by the coding sequence TTGGAAAAGAAAAAATATCTTCAGTTAATGGGATTATCACTTGCTTCTATTAGTCTATTAGCAGCATGTGGAGGAGAATCAGAAGAATCTGCAACTAATAAAGAGGGTAACGATAAGCAAGTATTGAACTTAGTTGAGACAGCTGAGCTTCCAACAATGAATTCCATATTAGCAACAGACTCTGTTAGTTTTAACGTAATGAACAATGTTAATGAAGGTTTATTCCGTCAAGGACCAGATGGCGAACTTGTGTTAGGAATGGCTGCCGAAGAACCGCTTGTTAGCGAAGATGGATTGACTTATACATTTAAGATCAGAGAAGATGCTATATGGTCAAATGGTGACCCTGTGACAGCAAACGACTTTGTCTTTGCATGGACAAGTTTAGCAACACCTGAAACGGCTGCAGAATACTCTTATATGATTGATGGAGTAGTTGCCAACGCAACAGCTATTTTAAAGGGTGAAATGGAACCATCTGAACTTGGAGTGACAGCTGTTGATGATAAAACGTTAGAAATCCAATTAGAAAAAGCAGTTCCTTATTTTGAAAATTTGACAACATTGTCAATGTTCTTCCCTCAAAATGAAGCTTACGTTACAGAACAGGGTGATGCTTATGCATCAAATAGTGATCACGTTCTTTATAACGGACCTTTTGTACTAGATGAATGGGACGGAACTGGCTTAAGCTGGGTATTAAACAAGAACAAAGATTATTGGGATGCAGAAACTGTTGAATTAGATGCAGCTAATATTGATGTTATCAAAGAAACGTCAACTGCTTTGAATTTATATGATACTGGATCAATTGACCGTATGATTTTATCAGGCGATTACGTACAAACTCAACAAGGTAATCCAGACTTGCAAACTCAACCAACATCTACTGTAGCATACCTTAAATTCAATCAAGAACGTGATGGAGAAGAAACAGCTTTAGCAAATGAGAATATTCGCAAAGCTATTGCCATGGCTTTTGATAAACAAGCATATGTTGATACAGTTCTTCAAAATGGTTCTATTCCAGCTAACGGACTTGTTCCACAAGCTTTAGCTGTTGATCCATCAACGGGAGAAGACTACCGTGATCAAAACGGTGATTTATCGACATTTGATCTTGAACAAGCTCAAGAATATTGGGAAAAGGGATTACAAGAATTAGGGGTAGATTCTTTATCATTAGAAATTTTAAGTGATGATACTGAAAATGCTAAAAAATCAATTGAGTTTTTACAAGGACAATTAACACAAAACTTACCGGGATTGGATATCTCATTAAGAAATGTACCATTTAAAGTACGTCTAGATGCTAACAGCAATCAAGATTATGACATTCAATTAGCATTATGGGGAGCAGATTATGCTGACCCAATCAATTTCTTAGAATTATTCCAATCAGAAAACGGGAATAATAAATCTGGCTATAGCAGCGCTGATTACGATGCACTAATTGAAAGTGCTCAAACAAATGTGACAGATTTAGAATCACGTTGGCAAGATATGCTTGATGCAGAAAAAGTATTAATGGATGAAGCTGGTATTGCACCAATTTATCAACGTGCTTATGCAGTATTAGAAAAGGACTATGTTCAAGATTTTACAACATATTTAGTTGGAGCAGAATGGTCGCTTAAATGGACATCTGTTACAAAATAA
- a CDS encoding peptide ABC transporter substrate-binding protein, with translation MKRNKLLSLLGLTATSALVLAACGSDDGETANSGNQTSGSGEEQVLNLIESAELPNMDSAKSTDTVSGTVLNNVNEGLYRQNPENKLELGMAAEEPEVSEDGLTFTFKIREDAVWSNGDPVTANDFVFAWQRLADPETAAEYSYMIDGVVKNASAILTGEMEPSELGATAVDDKTLEVQLETAKPYFKDLLTLPMFLPQNEAFVTEQGGDYATNSDTVLYNGPFVLDEWDGTGLSWVLNKNEEYWDTEAVALETINVDVVKETSTAINLYDTGAVDRITLSGEYVQTKQGDSDLKTQPTSSVFYFKFNQERDGAETPLANENIRKAIAMAFDKQAFADTVLQNGSIPANGLVPEALAADPASGEDFRAQSGDLLTYNVEEAQKYFEEGLNELGVDSLTLEILGDDTENAKRSLEFMQAQLTTNLPGLEINLRNVPFKIRLDADTNQDYDIEMAGWGADYADPINFLELFHSENGNNKSSYANSEYDALVESAQTNVSDLEGRWEDMLEAEKILMETGGIAPIYQRAYSVLEKDYVKDLTSHLTGAEYSYKWASIEGKE, from the coding sequence ATGAAAAGGAATAAATTACTTAGTTTATTAGGTTTAACAGCAACATCTGCACTGGTTTTAGCAGCTTGCGGGAGTGACGATGGAGAAACAGCGAATTCTGGAAATCAAACATCTGGTTCAGGTGAAGAACAAGTACTTAATCTTATCGAAAGTGCTGAATTGCCAAATATGGATTCTGCAAAATCAACAGATACAGTAAGTGGTACTGTTTTGAACAATGTAAATGAAGGATTGTATCGTCAAAATCCTGAGAACAAACTTGAGTTGGGAATGGCTGCAGAAGAACCAGAAGTCAGTGAAGATGGTTTAACATTTACATTTAAAATTAGAGAAGATGCAGTTTGGTCTAATGGAGATCCTGTAACTGCTAACGATTTTGTATTTGCATGGCAACGTCTAGCAGATCCAGAAACAGCTGCTGAATATTCATACATGATTGATGGAGTAGTTAAAAATGCTTCTGCAATTTTAACTGGAGAAATGGAACCTTCTGAATTAGGTGCTACAGCTGTTGATGATAAAACGTTAGAAGTACAATTAGAAACTGCTAAACCTTACTTCAAAGATTTATTGACATTGCCGATGTTCTTACCGCAAAATGAAGCATTTGTAACTGAACAAGGTGGAGATTATGCTACAAATAGTGATACTGTGCTTTATAACGGTCCTTTCGTATTAGATGAATGGGATGGAACCGGCTTAAGTTGGGTATTAAATAAAAATGAAGAGTATTGGGATACAGAAGCTGTAGCACTAGAAACAATTAATGTTGATGTAGTTAAAGAAACGTCAACTGCAATTAACTTGTACGATACTGGAGCAGTAGACCGTATTACTTTATCAGGTGAATATGTCCAAACAAAACAAGGGGATTCTGATTTGAAAACTCAGCCTACGTCATCTGTATTTTATTTTAAATTTAATCAAGAACGTGATGGAGCAGAAACACCTTTAGCAAATGAGAATATTCGTAAAGCAATCGCAATGGCGTTTGATAAACAAGCCTTTGCAGATACTGTTCTTCAAAATGGTTCTATTCCAGCGAATGGTTTAGTTCCAGAGGCATTGGCTGCTGATCCAGCTTCAGGAGAAGATTTCCGTGCACAAAGTGGAGATTTATTAACGTATAATGTGGAAGAAGCTCAAAAATATTTTGAAGAAGGTTTGAATGAATTGGGCGTGGATTCACTTACTTTAGAAATTTTAGGTGATGATACTGAAAATGCTAAGAGATCTTTAGAATTTATGCAAGCACAATTAACTACAAATCTTCCAGGATTGGAAATCAATCTAAGAAATGTTCCATTTAAGATTCGTTTAGATGCAGATACAAATCAAGATTACGATATCGAAATGGCCGGTTGGGGAGCTGACTATGCAGATCCTATCAACTTCTTAGAATTATTCCATTCAGAAAATGGGAACAACAAATCTAGCTACGCTAATTCTGAATATGATGCTTTGGTTGAAAGTGCTCAAACAAACGTATCTGATTTAGAGGGTCGTTGGGAAGATATGTTAGAAGCTGAAAAAATCTTGATGGAAACAGGCGGGATTGCACCAATTTATCAACGTGCATACTCTGTTCTAGAAAAAGACTATGTTAAGGATTTAACATCTCACTTAACAGGTGCAGAATATTCTTATAAATGGGCTTCAATTGAAGGAAAAGAATAA
- the rplT gene encoding 50S ribosomal protein L20 yields MPRVKGGTVTRKRRKKILKLAKGYYGSKHVLFKTAKQQVMKSYTYAYRDRRQKKRDFRKLWIARINAAARLNNMSYSTFMHGLKLAEIEVNRKMLADIAVTDAAAFTALAEQAKTALNNK; encoded by the coding sequence ATGCCACGTGTAAAAGGTGGAACGGTTACTCGTAAACGTCGTAAAAAAATATTAAAATTAGCAAAAGGATACTATGGTTCAAAACATGTTTTATTCAAAACAGCTAAGCAACAAGTAATGAAATCTTATACTTATGCTTATAGAGACCGTCGTCAAAAGAAACGTGATTTCCGTAAATTATGGATCGCTCGTATTAATGCAGCTGCTCGTCTAAATAACATGAGCTACAGCACTTTTATGCATGGTCTTAAATTAGCAGAAATTGAAGTTAACCGTAAAATGTTAGCTGATATCGCTGTAACAGATGCTGCTGCATTCACAGCATTAGCTGAACAAGCTAAAACTGCATTAAACAACAAATAA
- the rpmI gene encoding 50S ribosomal protein L35 has translation MPKQKTHRGSAKRFKRTGNGGLKRHHAKTSHMFANKSQKQKRKLRKSTMVSSSDMKRIRQQLAKW, from the coding sequence ATGCCAAAACAAAAAACACACCGTGGTTCAGCAAAACGGTTTAAAAGAACAGGTAACGGCGGATTAAAACGTCACCATGCTAAAACAAGCCATATGTTTGCAAACAAATCACAAAAACAAAAACGTAAATTACGCAAATCAACAATGGTATCTTCTAGCGATATGAAACGTATCCGTCAACAATTAGCTAAATGGTAA
- the infC gene encoding translation initiation factor IF-3, whose protein sequence is MTIAKDMMVNDGIRARELRVIGSDSEQLGVITKSEALKLAEEANLDLVLVAPKAKPPVARIMDYGKFRFEQQKKEREARKNQKVINLKEVRLSPTIDLNDFNTKLRNARKFLENGDKVKASIRFKGRAITHKSIGKDVLDRLAKETADISTIESAAKMDGRSMFLILAPKSEK, encoded by the coding sequence ATGACCATAGCAAAAGATATGATGGTAAATGACGGCATTCGTGCACGTGAATTACGCGTTATTGGTAGTGACAGCGAACAACTTGGTGTAATTACCAAAAGTGAAGCGTTAAAACTTGCAGAAGAAGCAAACTTAGACTTAGTACTAGTAGCTCCAAAAGCAAAACCACCTGTAGCACGTATTATGGATTACGGTAAATTCCGTTTTGAGCAACAGAAAAAAGAGCGCGAAGCTCGTAAAAATCAAAAAGTCATTAATCTCAAAGAAGTTAGGTTAAGTCCTACAATTGATTTGAATGATTTCAATACTAAATTACGTAATGCACGTAAGTTCCTTGAAAATGGAGACAAAGTGAAAGCTTCAATCCGATTCAAAGGTCGTGCTATTACCCATAAAAGTATTGGTAAAGATGTGTTAGATCGTCTAGCTAAAGAAACAGCTGATATTTCAACTATTGAATCAGCTGCTAAAATGGATGGTCGCAGTATGTTCTTAATTTTAGCACCAAAGAGTGAAAAGTAA
- a CDS encoding TspO/MBR family protein, with translation MKQKTKTYINAILLVITLIINGMGAFGLINGLSQKEVSDMYPTLITPAPSTFSIWSVIYTFLIISIIVMIIKNKESYYGRAVDEISFLFWVSCALNIVWIISFSYNLIGLSTIFIFSFLIIMILIVKKIGKIQTRKRWLLPITFGLYSGWLFIATVVNIAAWLVKIEWDRFGISAETWSAIILLVAVGLTLIVLLSTKNAIFPIPIAWAYFGIYNYLLAPEGFQGQYTFLQNVALIGIVILVGISAIQFYKNRYSIMPDNSVSKKQYSGKPLI, from the coding sequence ATGAAACAAAAAACAAAAACATATATCAATGCAATTTTATTAGTTATCACATTAATTATTAATGGTATGGGTGCTTTTGGTTTAATTAATGGTCTTTCGCAAAAAGAAGTATCAGATATGTACCCAACTTTAATTACACCAGCACCCTCAACTTTTAGCATTTGGAGCGTTATTTACACATTTTTGATTATTTCGATAATTGTCATGATTATTAAAAATAAAGAATCATACTATGGACGTGCTGTTGATGAAATCAGCTTTCTCTTTTGGGTATCATGTGCTTTAAATATTGTGTGGATAATAAGTTTTTCTTATAACTTGATTGGTTTATCAACAATCTTTATTTTTAGTTTTCTAATCATCATGATTCTAATTGTAAAAAAAATCGGAAAAATCCAAACGCGAAAACGCTGGTTGCTGCCAATTACTTTTGGTTTATATTCAGGATGGCTTTTTATAGCAACGGTAGTAAATATAGCCGCTTGGCTTGTTAAAATTGAATGGGATAGATTTGGAATATCCGCTGAGACTTGGAGTGCGATTATTCTTCTAGTTGCAGTAGGATTGACTTTGATAGTCTTATTAAGCACTAAAAACGCAATATTCCCAATTCCTATCGCTTGGGCATATTTTGGAATCTATAATTATTTATTAGCGCCTGAAGGATTTCAAGGACAGTATACCTTTTTGCAAAACGTTGCTCTGATAGGAATAGTAATTTTGGTTGGGATTTCAGCAATCCAATTTTATAAAAACCGATATAGTATCATGCCAGATAATTCAGTGAGCAAAAAACAATACTCAGGTAAACCGTTGATTTGA
- a CDS encoding flavodoxin domain-containing protein: MKNIVLYKSKYGNTFQYATWIAEELDWEIRDFSKFKKSEIKNYNTIIFGSGVYIGRMNNIRKVLEWFKEKPIIIFACAGNNNVEKDITDIKTNNFNKDQLAFHTFFYLPGGIDFSKVKGIVKLMINIFIKIIEKKKNKKEDEEAILESYYHPTSYVDKKHIQAIVSYTKKI; the protein is encoded by the coding sequence ATGAAAAATATTGTTCTATATAAAAGCAAATATGGAAATACTTTTCAGTATGCAACTTGGATCGCGGAAGAATTAGATTGGGAAATAAGAGATTTTTCAAAATTTAAAAAATCAGAAATAAAGAACTATAACACTATTATTTTTGGTAGTGGTGTATATATCGGCAGAATGAATAATATCAGAAAAGTTCTTGAGTGGTTCAAAGAAAAACCAATCATTATTTTTGCCTGTGCAGGTAATAATAATGTTGAGAAAGATATCACAGATATTAAAACCAATAATTTTAATAAAGATCAGTTAGCATTCCATACATTCTTCTATTTGCCTGGAGGCATTGATTTTTCTAAGGTGAAAGGAATTGTTAAATTAATGATCAATATATTTATAAAAATTATAGAAAAGAAGAAGAATAAAAAGGAAGATGAAGAGGCAATCCTTGAAAGTTATTATCATCCGACAAGTTATGTAGATAAAAAGCATATTCAAGCGATTGTTTCTTATACTAAAAAGATTTAA
- a CDS encoding phytoene desaturase family protein, giving the protein MRYDAVIVGGGIAGLTSAAFLSKNGYKILLCEKEDKVGGLASSFYYDGFLFDSGARGIIDSGIVKPMLKQLNINVEFVKSVVTIGIEKEVIRVETIDSLNDYREMLVKLYPDSENDIDVILHEIKKVMDYMDILYGIENPLFKDLKKDKNYLFKVLFPWLFKFLAKSGKIKNFNLPVYDYLSQLTDNQSLIDIISQHFFQKTPASFALSYFSLYLDYEYPLKGTLNLAEKLKEYIIKTEGVIKTGTEIKKIDPFNKTLLDQNDQYHEYNQLIWAADTNQLYKSIDIETIDDNKIKKGIEKQKKLLKGKRAGDSIYSLYLAVDLDNQYFQKKSSGHFFYTPDKTGQSTTFEKLKTVSKATEKKEIFDWMSEYLDYTTYEIAIPALRNEKLAPKGKTGLMVSVLMDYDFISNIKALGFYEEFKCFAEDKMISVLDDSIYGEIKQKVIHQFSSSPLTIERLSGNLEGGITGWAFTNDSIPTITKMTKIKKTCNTPIPDTLQAGQWTFSPSGLPISILTGKIAADKAIKTLRKGKRQ; this is encoded by the coding sequence ATGAGATATGATGCAGTTATTGTTGGTGGGGGAATCGCCGGATTGACAAGTGCAGCTTTTCTATCAAAAAACGGCTATAAAATACTGCTATGCGAAAAAGAAGATAAAGTTGGTGGTTTAGCGAGCTCATTCTATTATGACGGTTTTTTGTTTGATTCGGGTGCCAGAGGAATCATTGATTCCGGAATTGTTAAGCCTATGTTAAAGCAGCTCAATATAAATGTTGAATTTGTCAAGAGTGTTGTAACAATCGGGATTGAAAAGGAAGTGATACGAGTTGAAACAATTGACAGTCTAAATGATTATCGAGAAATGCTTGTAAAACTTTATCCTGATAGTGAAAATGATATTGATGTCATACTTCATGAGATAAAAAAAGTTATGGATTATATGGATATTCTATATGGAATTGAGAACCCTCTATTCAAAGATTTAAAGAAAGATAAGAACTATCTTTTTAAAGTATTATTTCCTTGGCTATTCAAATTTTTGGCAAAATCAGGTAAAATTAAAAATTTCAATTTACCCGTTTATGACTATCTGAGTCAGTTAACTGATAATCAATCATTGATTGATATAATAAGCCAACATTTTTTCCAAAAAACTCCTGCTTCTTTTGCATTAAGTTATTTCAGTTTGTACTTGGATTATGAGTATCCACTTAAAGGAACCCTTAATTTAGCTGAAAAGCTAAAAGAGTATATCATTAAAACAGAAGGCGTTATAAAAACAGGTACAGAAATAAAAAAAATTGACCCTTTTAATAAAACCCTTCTTGATCAGAATGACCAGTATCACGAATATAATCAGTTGATTTGGGCAGCGGATACGAATCAGCTATACAAATCGATCGATATAGAAACGATCGATGATAATAAAATCAAGAAAGGAATAGAGAAGCAGAAAAAACTGCTCAAAGGAAAAAGAGCAGGGGATTCAATTTATTCTTTGTATCTAGCTGTTGACTTGGACAATCAGTACTTCCAAAAAAAATCAAGTGGTCATTTTTTCTATACACCTGATAAAACAGGTCAATCTACCACCTTTGAGAAACTGAAAACGGTAAGTAAAGCAACTGAAAAAAAAGAAATTTTTGATTGGATGAGTGAGTATCTGGACTATACTACTTATGAAATTGCCATCCCTGCATTGCGGAATGAAAAACTTGCTCCAAAAGGAAAGACTGGATTGATGGTCAGTGTTCTAATGGATTATGATTTTATCAGTAATATTAAAGCCTTAGGTTTTTATGAAGAATTTAAGTGTTTTGCTGAAGATAAGATGATTAGTGTCCTTGATGACAGTATTTATGGAGAAATAAAGCAAAAAGTGATCCATCAATTTAGTTCTTCGCCACTCACCATTGAAAGACTAAGCGGTAATCTCGAAGGTGGAATAACCGGCTGGGCTTTTACAAATGATAGTATACCAACTATAACCAAGATGACTAAAATCAAAAAAACGTGTAACACGCCAATTCCAGATACATTGCAAGCTGGCCAGTGGACTTTCAGTCCTTCAGGTTTACCAATCAGTATCTTAACCGGAAAGATTGCAGCTGATAAAGCAATTAAGACTTTGCGGAAAGGAAAAAGACAATGA
- a CDS encoding SDR family NAD(P)-dependent oxidoreductase — protein sequence MINKFPEQLLFIKNSRTVQKKSDESMDGKICVVSGATSGVGYEAVKKLAAGKADIVMLVRNEKKAKAVKKELEKKYSIFVDYFIADFSDLKQVEKAVKAILDKYPRVDVLINSAGIHSTKKILNKDGYEMVFCINHLASFLITNLLLNRLIESSPSRIIQINSEGHRFNGLKTNDLNWEKRIYTGLRSYGASKTAQLLTVRQLAENLKGTGVTINAMHPGGVKTNIGNNNGRLYRWFLHHVTWHFLKDPEISGEAIYYLASASELSNVSGTFFNLTIEEKPAKHALDSKKQEEIWNLSLKMTGLIQKGG from the coding sequence GTGATAAATAAATTTCCAGAACAATTGCTGTTCATCAAAAATAGTAGAACTGTTCAAAAAAAGAGTGATGAATCGATGGATGGAAAAATTTGTGTCGTATCTGGGGCAACTTCCGGTGTAGGTTATGAAGCTGTAAAAAAATTAGCTGCCGGCAAAGCGGATATTGTGATGTTGGTTAGGAACGAAAAAAAAGCTAAGGCTGTCAAAAAAGAGCTTGAAAAAAAATATTCTATTTTTGTCGATTATTTTATTGCCGATTTTTCTGATTTGAAACAAGTTGAAAAAGCTGTTAAGGCAATCTTAGATAAATATCCAAGAGTGGATGTATTGATCAATAGTGCTGGCATCCATTCAACTAAAAAAATATTAAATAAAGATGGTTATGAAATGGTTTTTTGTATCAATCATTTGGCGTCTTTTTTGATTACTAATCTGTTATTGAATAGACTGATTGAATCTTCGCCATCAAGAATTATCCAAATTAATTCTGAAGGACATCGCTTTAACGGATTGAAAACAAATGATTTAAATTGGGAAAAGCGTATTTATACTGGCTTGAGAAGTTACGGGGCTTCTAAGACGGCACAATTATTGACTGTTAGGCAGTTAGCGGAAAATCTAAAAGGTACCGGTGTTACAATCAATGCAATGCACCCGGGTGGAGTGAAAACTAACATTGGTAATAACAACGGTAGATTATACCGGTGGTTTTTACACCATGTAACTTGGCATTTTTTAAAAGATCCGGAAATATCTGGGGAGGCAATTTATTATTTAGCTTCAGCTAGTGAATTAAGCAATGTTAGTGGTACGTTTTTCAATCTAACAATCGAAGAGAAACCAGCAAAACATGCTTTAGATTCGAAAAAACAAGAAGAAATATGGAATCTGAGTTTGAAAATGACCGGTTTAATACAAAAAGGTGGGTGA
- a CDS encoding DUF2358 domain-containing protein — translation MTTDVSENKLVSIEEIKEVWSKTYSGEGKPDWSHIFPFYHEHIIFQDSIQSIEGKVKFEAMCNRLAKRCKSLEMDIYHIIKNDNVVMMDWKMTMSFRFFPAKPIYGSTRLIFDSKGLIIEQRDYYDLWGDIYDEIPIIRSIYRWFMRAFFG, via the coding sequence ATGACAACAGACGTATCAGAAAATAAACTAGTATCTATTGAAGAAATTAAAGAGGTGTGGTCAAAAACCTATAGCGGAGAAGGAAAACCAGACTGGTCACATATTTTTCCGTTTTATCATGAACATATCATTTTTCAAGATTCAATCCAGAGCATAGAAGGTAAAGTTAAGTTTGAAGCAATGTGTAATCGTTTGGCTAAACGCTGCAAAAGTTTAGAAATGGATATCTATCATATTATTAAAAATGATAATGTTGTAATGATGGACTGGAAGATGACAATGTCCTTCCGATTTTTTCCAGCGAAACCGATTTATGGTTCTACAAGATTAATTTTTGATAGCAAGGGTCTAATTATTGAACAAAGAGATTATTACGATCTTTGGGGTGATATTTATGATGAGATTCCTATTATCAGATCAATTTATCGTTGGTTTATGAGAGCATTTTTTGGATAA
- a CDS encoding SulP family inorganic anion transporter, whose translation MLKPKFFSIIKNRKKELPKNQLKDDIIAGIIVAIIALPLSVALAIASGVAPEKGLITAIIGGFLISFLGGSRVQIGGPTGAFVVIVYGIIAQYGLDGLLIATILAGIFMIIMGVVKLGSVIKYIPYPTTTGFTSGIAIVLLSTQIQDFFGLQIDEVPSEFIEKWEVYIQNFNTIDLSTTLVGLISLLIIIFWPKINKKIPGSLIALVLVTFFVKVFNIPVETIGSRFGNISNSIQLIDFSAIDISLPIIKELIRPALTIAFLASIESLLSAVVSDGMIGKKHNSNMELVALGVANISSALFGGIPATGAIARTAANVKNGGRTPVAGIVHALTLLLIMLVFMPLAKLIPMATLAAILVIVAYNMSEWRSFKGIFYSTKSDVAVLLVTFVLTLLFDLVVAIEVGMVIAMFLFVKRMSENKLIENVSHELGIFTDEEEDESDVLDESLREHLDSKIAIYEVNGPLFYGVVNTFLDMLNEMKSTTEVMILRMKNVNSMDATALNAVKQLEKRCKAQNILILYSETNTQPMNVLGKSGFVEKIGEDRFFDATKDAIKVASEMVKADRKSDL comes from the coding sequence ATGCTAAAGCCAAAATTTTTTTCAATCATAAAAAACAGAAAGAAAGAATTACCTAAAAATCAATTAAAAGATGATATAATTGCTGGTATTATTGTTGCGATTATAGCATTACCTTTATCAGTTGCACTAGCAATTGCTTCAGGAGTCGCACCTGAAAAAGGTCTTATAACAGCTATTATTGGTGGGTTTTTAATTTCCTTCTTAGGAGGAAGTCGAGTTCAGATTGGCGGACCAACTGGGGCGTTTGTCGTTATTGTATATGGAATTATTGCGCAGTATGGTTTAGATGGTTTGCTAATTGCGACAATTCTAGCTGGTATATTCATGATTATTATGGGCGTAGTTAAGTTGGGTAGTGTAATCAAGTACATACCTTATCCAACGACGACTGGGTTTACAAGTGGAATTGCAATTGTATTATTATCAACTCAAATTCAAGATTTTTTTGGACTTCAGATTGATGAAGTTCCCTCTGAATTTATAGAAAAATGGGAAGTTTATATTCAAAATTTTAATACAATAGATTTATCAACAACTTTAGTTGGATTAATTTCACTTTTAATTATCATATTTTGGCCGAAAATCAATAAAAAAATTCCTGGATCATTAATAGCATTAGTATTAGTTACTTTCTTTGTTAAAGTATTTAATATTCCTGTTGAAACTATTGGAAGTAGATTTGGAAATATATCCAATTCTATTCAGTTGATTGACTTTTCAGCAATCGATATATCGTTACCAATTATTAAAGAACTGATTAGACCCGCATTGACAATTGCATTCTTAGCAAGTATTGAATCATTGTTATCTGCAGTTGTATCTGATGGAATGATTGGGAAAAAACATAATTCAAATATGGAACTTGTTGCACTTGGTGTAGCTAATATTTCATCAGCGCTATTTGGTGGTATTCCAGCAACAGGAGCAATAGCACGGACTGCTGCAAATGTGAAAAATGGTGGACGAACACCGGTAGCTGGAATAGTTCATGCTTTAACCTTGTTATTGATCATGTTAGTTTTCATGCCACTAGCGAAACTAATTCCAATGGCTACATTAGCAGCAATTTTAGTTATTGTTGCATATAACATGAGCGAGTGGAGATCGTTTAAAGGGATTTTTTATTCAACTAAAAGCGATGTAGCTGTGTTGCTAGTTACTTTTGTGTTAACTTTGTTATTCGACTTAGTTGTCGCAATAGAAGTTGGAATGGTCATAGCAATGTTCTTATTTGTAAAAAGGATGTCAGAAAATAAACTGATAGAGAACGTAAGCCACGAGCTTGGAATTTTTACAGATGAAGAAGAAGACGAATCTGATGTTTTGGATGAATCATTAAGAGAACATTTAGATAGCAAAATTGCAATCTATGAAGTGAATGGTCCGCTATTTTATGGGGTCGTTAATACATTCCTAGACATGCTTAATGAGATGAAGAGTACAACAGAGGTAATGATATTAAGAATGAAGAATGTTAATAGTATGGATGCAACAGCTTTGAATGCCGTAAAACAGTTAGAGAAAAGATGTAAAGCGCAAAACATACTAATTTTATATTCTGAAACGAATACTCAACCCATGAATGTTTTAGGAAAAAGTGGGTTTGTTGAAAAAATTGGAGAAGATCGTTTCTTTGATGCAACTAAAGATGCAATCAAGGTAGCAAGCGAAATGGTGAAAGCAGATCGCAAATCTGATTTATAA